DNA sequence from the Thermovirga sp. genome:
CATGCCAAGGCCACCAGGAAGGCCCTGGAGGCCATGGTCCTCAAGGAGCGGGAGGAGGCCGGGGCCGAAAAGGTGGAGGTCTCCATGATCTTCCCCTACGGAAGCCCCTCGGGGGAGATCATCCGCCAGGCGGAGGATAACCCTTACAGGTCCATCTTTATAGGGCACAGGGGCATGGGAAGCCTGGAGAGGTTCTTCATCGGAAGCGTGGCCGCCAGGGTGGTGGAACACGCTCCCTGCACGGTCATCGTTTTCCGCCCCCGCGACTGACCCGGGGCCGTGCCTTTTTGCGATAACGCCCCTTATTCCTGATCCCGCGG
Encoded proteins:
- a CDS encoding universal stress protein, which encodes HAKATRKALEAMVLKEREEAGAEKVEVSMIFPYGSPSGEIIRQAEDNPYRSIFIGHRGMGSLERFFIGSVAARVVEHAPCTVIVFRPRD